The following coding sequences lie in one Mesorhizobium sp. NZP2298 genomic window:
- a CDS encoding acyltransferase family protein has translation MTASFRPDIQGLRALAVGGVVAYHFGLTALPGGFAGVDIFFVISGWLITTHLMGEITRTGRLDLWRFYARRARRLLPAALFVILATLGAGYFILAPQEQALYSRGAMFASAYAINLWLLRWSFDYFAADALSNPFIHFWSLSVEEQFYLVWPALLLFAAWLHRGKRMAVVVIGVAGLASFAACLWLTSLSPAWAFYFSPLRAWEFAAGGLATLAPAALWQRRPGLRAAQGWLGLALIAAAYLTLSEDLPFPGWYAVLPVAGTVLVLLSGAGEERDGHRASPTGWQALAPATMLSLPPLQWIGTLSYSLYLWHWPVIVYAGMLAPDLTTPQRLGCAALALALAFLTYHLIENPARLGGGLMAGARALAPALALTGVGVAVAYANAHLATRNIDPAQRGIEEAAEQPSIARATDKNCLLDFHTVKPKPCTFGPADAAHTIVLFGDSHADHWSTPLVEAASRNDTKVVTYLKSSCRASRLSTFNTVLKRDYTECDAWREQAIAEIIRRKPRLVVISEFSIGNLTRDMSAAGRKQETARWQAGLRSTLQAFSQAGVETAVIRDTPIGDSFADSCVARALWWREAPSRCDTPRAQAANDGTAAQERAVVKSVPDTLYVDLTDRFCGPTECHVYIGGKLAFRDRHHLATAFAETLEGPLEKALF, from the coding sequence GTGACGGCATCGTTCCGGCCAGACATACAGGGGTTGCGCGCGCTGGCGGTCGGCGGCGTCGTCGCCTATCATTTCGGCCTCACGGCCTTGCCCGGCGGCTTTGCCGGCGTCGACATCTTCTTCGTCATTTCCGGCTGGCTGATCACGACGCATCTGATGGGCGAGATCACCAGGACCGGCCGGCTCGACCTCTGGCGCTTTTATGCCCGGCGCGCCCGGCGGCTTCTGCCGGCGGCCCTGTTCGTCATCCTGGCGACGCTTGGCGCGGGCTATTTCATCCTCGCGCCGCAGGAGCAGGCGCTCTATTCGCGCGGCGCCATGTTCGCCTCGGCCTACGCCATCAATCTGTGGCTGCTGCGCTGGTCGTTCGACTATTTCGCCGCCGATGCCTTGAGCAATCCCTTCATCCATTTCTGGTCGCTGTCGGTGGAGGAGCAGTTCTATCTCGTCTGGCCGGCGCTGCTGCTCTTCGCCGCCTGGCTGCATCGGGGCAAGCGCATGGCGGTCGTGGTGATCGGCGTCGCCGGCCTCGCCTCCTTTGCCGCCTGCCTGTGGCTCACCAGCCTTTCGCCGGCCTGGGCCTTCTACTTCTCGCCATTGCGCGCCTGGGAGTTCGCCGCCGGCGGCCTGGCGACGCTGGCGCCGGCGGCCTTGTGGCAGCGCCGGCCAGGGCTGCGCGCGGCGCAGGGCTGGCTCGGCCTGGCGCTGATCGCGGCGGCCTATCTCACCTTGAGCGAAGACCTGCCCTTCCCCGGCTGGTACGCGGTTCTCCCGGTTGCCGGCACGGTGCTGGTGCTTTTGAGCGGCGCGGGCGAGGAACGCGACGGCCACAGAGCCAGCCCGACCGGTTGGCAGGCCCTGGCGCCGGCCACCATGCTTTCGCTGCCGCCCCTGCAATGGATCGGCACGCTCTCCTATTCGCTCTATCTCTGGCATTGGCCTGTCATCGTCTATGCCGGGATGCTGGCGCCGGACCTCACCACCCCGCAGCGCCTCGGCTGCGCCGCGCTGGCGCTGGCGTTGGCGTTCCTCACCTACCACCTGATCGAGAACCCGGCGCGCCTCGGTGGCGGGCTGATGGCCGGCGCGCGAGCGCTCGCCCCCGCCCTGGCGCTGACCGGGGTGGGCGTGGCCGTGGCCTATGCCAATGCGCATCTGGCCACGCGCAACATCGACCCGGCCCAGCGCGGCATCGAAGAGGCCGCCGAACAGCCCTCCATCGCGCGCGCCACCGACAAGAACTGCCTGCTCGACTTCCACACGGTGAAGCCCAAACCCTGCACGTTCGGCCCGGCCGACGCCGCCCACACCATCGTGCTGTTCGGCGACTCGCATGCCGACCACTGGTCGACACCGCTGGTCGAGGCGGCGAGCCGCAACGACACAAAAGTGGTCACCTATCTCAAATCCTCGTGCCGCGCCTCGCGCCTCTCGACCTTCAACACCGTGCTGAAGCGCGACTACACCGAATGCGACGCCTGGCGCGAACAGGCGATAGCGGAAATCATCCGCCGCAAGCCGCGCCTGGTGGTGATTTCGGAATTCTCGATCGGCAATCTGACGCGCGACATGAGCGCCGCCGGCCGCAAACAAGAAACCGCGCGCTGGCAGGCCGGCCTGCGCTCCACCTTGCAGGCCTTCAGCCAGGCCGGCGTCGAGACGGCGGTCATCCGCGACACGCCGATCGGCGACAGCTTCGCCGATTCCTGCGTGGCCCGCGCGCTGTGGTGGCGCGAAGCCCCCTCGCGCTGCGACACGCCGAGGGCGCAGGCCGCCAATGACGGCACCGCGGCGCAAGAGCGCGCCGTGGTGAAAAGCGTGCCCGACACGCTCTATGTCGACCTCACCGACCGCTTCTGCGGCCCGACCGAGTGCCACGTCTACATCGGTGGCAAACTGGCGTTTCGCGACCGGCACCACCTGGCGACGGCGTTCGCCGAGACGCTGGAGGGGCCGCTGGAGAAGGCGCTGTTTTGA
- a CDS encoding putative RiPP precursor — MKKTYEKPVLVKREQLSRVTAASVASGKPV, encoded by the coding sequence ATGAAGAAGACCTACGAAAAGCCGGTGCTCGTGAAGCGCGAGCAGCTTTCCCGCGTCACCGCGGCCAGTGTGGCATCGGGAAAGCCCGTCTAA
- a CDS encoding DUF6456 domain-containing protein — protein sequence MPRKTKAAKPQAPKLPKGEAEQVRIRREIGHDFALSDDAFGRKRLAAGTAEARRVYEVSNDGHTSTGGIVRVRTVDPLIGITSLSRQQREAGQRYREDFQCCQQASVKPMRWSERVDGGRKGGGIADSVLDAGRAHAAATRALGHWEVAVVVQKVCCAGESVKGVAEQTGEGRDVVTKLLKVGLDLLAVHYGMMMGRR from the coding sequence ATGCCCAGGAAAACCAAAGCCGCCAAACCGCAGGCGCCGAAACTGCCGAAGGGCGAGGCCGAGCAGGTGCGCATCCGCCGCGAGATCGGCCATGATTTCGCGCTGAGCGACGACGCCTTCGGCCGCAAGCGGCTGGCCGCCGGCACGGCTGAAGCACGGCGCGTCTACGAGGTGTCGAATGACGGTCACACCTCGACCGGAGGCATCGTGCGGGTCCGCACTGTCGATCCGCTCATCGGCATCACCTCGCTGTCGCGCCAGCAGCGCGAGGCCGGCCAGCGCTACCGCGAGGATTTCCAGTGCTGCCAGCAGGCGAGCGTCAAACCGATGCGCTGGAGCGAACGCGTCGACGGCGGCCGCAAGGGCGGCGGCATCGCCGACAGCGTGCTCGACGCCGGCCGCGCCCACGCCGCCGCCACACGGGCGCTGGGTCATTGGGAGGTTGCCGTCGTGGTGCAAAAAGTCTGCTGCGCGGGGGAGTCGGTGAAAGGTGTGGCGGAACAGACCGGCGAGGGCCGCGACGTGGTGACGAAGCTGCTGAAGGTCGGGCTGGACCTCCTGGCGGTGCACTATGGGATGATGATGGGGCGGCGGTGA
- a CDS encoding alpha/beta fold hydrolase, whose product MDRIGTLLASLMIVAAAAALPAPAAAKAGNIVLVHGMNMDGGAWRGVYDRLTADKYHVTVVQLPMTSIQDDIAATRRAIDAQDGPVVLVGHSYGGMVISQAGTEPQVRALVYVAAFQPEIGESLGFLNASIPGKLPADALTVFKDGFYLVKPDAWIADVANGLPEAEARYTAMFQTPANTAIFGYKAEAAAWHNTPSWAAIATEDRTIAPDLQRRMSKRSGAKVVEIHGGHLLPMSHPSEVTAVIEDAAASVK is encoded by the coding sequence ATGGACAGGATCGGCACCCTTCTCGCCTCGCTCATGATTGTTGCCGCCGCCGCGGCACTGCCCGCGCCCGCAGCGGCGAAAGCCGGCAATATCGTGCTCGTGCACGGAATGAACATGGATGGCGGCGCCTGGCGCGGCGTCTACGACCGCCTGACAGCCGACAAGTATCATGTCACCGTGGTGCAGCTGCCGATGACCTCCATTCAGGACGATATCGCCGCCACCCGCCGCGCGATCGACGCGCAGGATGGTCCCGTCGTGCTGGTCGGTCACTCCTATGGCGGCATGGTGATCAGCCAGGCCGGCACCGAGCCGCAGGTCCGTGCCCTCGTCTACGTGGCGGCGTTCCAGCCCGAGATCGGCGAAAGCCTGGGCTTCCTCAATGCCTCCATCCCCGGCAAGCTGCCGGCGGACGCGCTTACCGTGTTCAAGGACGGCTTCTACCTTGTAAAGCCCGACGCCTGGATCGCCGATGTGGCGAACGGCCTGCCCGAGGCCGAGGCACGCTATACCGCCATGTTCCAGACGCCTGCGAACACGGCGATTTTCGGCTACAAGGCCGAAGCCGCGGCATGGCACAATACGCCAAGCTGGGCAGCCATTGCCACGGAGGACCGCACCATTGCGCCGGATCTGCAGCGGCGGATGTCCAAACGTTCGGGCGCCAAGGTCGTTGAGATCCACGGCGGCCATTTGCTCCCGATGTCGCATCCGTCGGAAGTCACCGCGGTCATCGAGGATGCCGCCGCTTCGGTAAAGTGA
- a CDS encoding class I SAM-dependent methyltransferase, translated as MTQLNEATLNELVGRILGDLGGAVSVPLVRIGDALGLYKTLKEIGPASADQLADAAGCSPRYVREWLSAQAASGYVHYEQGRFSLTPEQSFVFAEPDSPVNLIGGFDTAAAMVENQPKVQAAFKTGRGVAWGDQAGCLFCAVARLFRPGYVNALVQDWLPALDGVVDRLKAGAVVADVGCGHGLSTILMAQAFPASRFTGYDFHPASIAAATAHARSHGLANLTFEVGRAQDFGGSGFDLITCFDCLHDMGDPKAAAAHIRQALKQGGTWMVVEPMAGNTLEENINPVGRLYYAASTMICVPTSLAQETGLALGAQAGETRLAEVIRSGGFSRVRRAAQTPLNMVLEAT; from the coding sequence ATGACGCAACTCAATGAAGCAACGCTCAATGAACTGGTTGGCCGCATCCTTGGCGACCTTGGCGGCGCGGTCAGCGTGCCGCTGGTGCGCATCGGCGACGCGCTCGGCCTGTACAAGACGCTGAAGGAGATCGGCCCGGCAAGTGCCGACCAGCTCGCCGACGCGGCGGGCTGCTCGCCCCGCTATGTCAGGGAATGGCTCTCGGCGCAGGCGGCCTCCGGCTACGTGCATTATGAGCAGGGGCGGTTCTCGCTGACGCCGGAGCAGTCCTTCGTTTTTGCCGAGCCCGACAGCCCGGTCAATCTGATCGGCGGGTTCGATACCGCGGCCGCGATGGTCGAGAACCAGCCCAAGGTGCAGGCGGCCTTCAAGACCGGGCGCGGCGTTGCCTGGGGCGATCAGGCAGGCTGCCTGTTCTGCGCGGTCGCACGCCTGTTCCGGCCGGGTTACGTCAATGCCCTCGTGCAGGATTGGCTGCCGGCGCTGGACGGGGTGGTCGACAGGCTTAAGGCGGGCGCTGTCGTGGCCGATGTCGGCTGCGGGCACGGGCTGTCGACGATCCTGATGGCGCAGGCGTTCCCGGCCTCGCGGTTCACCGGTTATGATTTCCATCCGGCCTCGATTGCCGCCGCGACCGCGCATGCCCGCTCGCACGGGCTGGCCAACCTCACTTTCGAGGTCGGCCGGGCGCAGGATTTCGGCGGCAGCGGCTTCGACCTCATCACCTGCTTCGACTGCCTGCACGATATGGGCGATCCGAAGGCCGCGGCGGCGCATATCCGCCAGGCGCTGAAGCAAGGCGGCACCTGGATGGTGGTCGAGCCGATGGCCGGCAACACGCTGGAGGAAAACATCAATCCGGTCGGAAGGCTCTACTACGCGGCCTCGACGATGATCTGCGTGCCGACCTCGCTGGCGCAGGAGACGGGGCTCGCGCTCGGCGCCCAGGCCGGAGAGACCCGCCTTGCGGAGGTCATCCGGTCAGGTGGCTTTTCGCGTGTCCGGCGCGCCGCCCAGACGCCGCTCAACATGGTGCTCGAAGCGACCTGA
- the darT gene encoding type II toxin-antitoxin system toxin DNA ADP-ribosyl transferase DarT has protein sequence MPIPAQPKIYHIVHVDNLASIVKDGFLWPDAVMVKRQGAAVIGNNEIKMDRLHLPVDCHPGTCVGDYVPFYLCPRSVMLYVISKRNNPNVPYRDGQGPVVHLMADMREVVEWASRIERKWAFTDINAANRAADFYDDLARLDQLNWDAITTRQWMSCRDHKMAEFLMHEGFPWKLIRGIGVQSEKIGARAMAAFGANTHRPPVRVKREWYY, from the coding sequence ATGCCCATTCCCGCGCAGCCCAAGATCTATCACATCGTTCATGTCGATAATCTTGCGTCGATCGTGAAGGACGGGTTTCTCTGGCCAGACGCGGTGATGGTGAAACGGCAAGGCGCGGCTGTCATCGGTAACAATGAAATCAAGATGGACCGGCTTCACCTTCCGGTGGACTGCCATCCGGGAACATGCGTTGGCGATTACGTCCCCTTCTACCTCTGCCCGCGTTCGGTGATGCTCTATGTGATTTCCAAGCGTAATAATCCCAATGTTCCTTACCGCGATGGGCAAGGGCCGGTCGTGCACCTGATGGCGGACATGCGCGAAGTGGTGGAATGGGCGTCGAGGATCGAGAGGAAATGGGCCTTTACAGATATCAATGCCGCCAATCGAGCTGCTGACTTCTATGACGATTTGGCGCGGCTCGATCAATTGAATTGGGATGCGATTACCACGAGGCAATGGATGTCTTGCCGCGACCACAAGATGGCGGAATTTCTCATGCATGAAGGCTTTCCGTGGAAACTGATCCGTGGGATCGGTGTACAATCGGAAAAGATCGGTGCCCGAGCCATGGCCGCATTCGGTGCGAACACACATCGTCCGCCGGTCAGGGTAAAACGAGAATGGTACTATTGA
- a CDS encoding type II toxin-antitoxin system Phd/YefM family antitoxin, translating to MSAKEAKYGFGRLIDLARAEPVVVEKHGRPVVVVLAIEEYKRLHEAGNLTSAS from the coding sequence ATGTCCGCCAAGGAAGCCAAGTATGGTTTCGGGCGATTGATCGATCTCGCGCGGGCGGAACCAGTCGTGGTTGAAAAGCATGGTCGCCCGGTCGTGGTCGTGCTGGCCATCGAAGAATACAAACGGCTTCACGAAGCCGGTAATTTGACCTCTGCATCTTAG
- the darG gene encoding type II toxin-antitoxin system antitoxin DNA ADP-ribosyl glycohydrolase DarG — translation MAMIEFRTGDILRADVEALVNTVNCVGIMGRGIALQFKNDFPENFRAYEAACVREEVQPGKMFVFETRTLTNPKFIINFPTKRHWRGKSRMEDIESGLKALVEEIRERGIRSIAIPPLGSGLGGLKWGDVRPRIEDALRGITNLNVIVYEPTSAPVTTKSREVPNMTAGRAALVVLMHRYLSGLMDPFVTLLEVHKLMYFMQEAGEPLRLQYTKAPYGPYAENLRHVLRSVEGHLVSGYADGGDAPDKQIELVPGAVKDAELFLAKQRETVARFDRVGDLVEGFETPFGLELLATVHWVVRNEKAASAEDAADKVHAWSERKKHFSRRQVRIAFETLYAKGWLAAA, via the coding sequence ATGGCGATGATCGAATTCAGGACTGGCGACATCTTGAGGGCGGACGTGGAAGCGCTCGTCAATACGGTCAACTGCGTCGGTATCATGGGCCGCGGTATTGCCCTTCAGTTCAAGAATGATTTTCCGGAGAACTTCAGGGCCTACGAGGCCGCCTGCGTGCGCGAAGAAGTGCAGCCAGGCAAGATGTTCGTCTTCGAAACCCGAACCCTGACCAATCCGAAGTTCATCATCAATTTCCCGACGAAGCGCCACTGGCGCGGCAAGAGCCGGATGGAGGATATCGAGTCCGGCCTCAAGGCGCTTGTCGAAGAGATTCGCGAGCGCGGCATCCGTTCTATCGCCATCCCACCACTCGGCAGCGGCCTCGGCGGGTTGAAATGGGGCGACGTGCGGCCGCGCATCGAAGATGCGCTACGCGGCATCACCAATCTGAATGTAATCGTCTATGAGCCAACCAGCGCGCCCGTAACTACAAAGTCGCGTGAGGTGCCAAACATGACGGCAGGTCGCGCTGCGCTCGTCGTGCTGATGCATAGGTATCTGAGCGGGCTGATGGACCCATTCGTGACGTTGCTCGAAGTCCACAAACTCATGTATTTCATGCAGGAAGCAGGCGAACCCCTGCGCCTGCAGTACACCAAGGCTCCTTACGGTCCATACGCCGAGAATCTGCGGCACGTCTTGCGTTCGGTCGAGGGCCACCTCGTTTCCGGCTACGCCGATGGCGGCGATGCGCCCGACAAGCAGATTGAGTTGGTTCCGGGTGCTGTGAAGGACGCCGAGTTATTTCTTGCTAAACAACGCGAAACGGTCGCCCGCTTCGATCGTGTCGGAGACCTTGTAGAAGGTTTCGAGACGCCTTTCGGCCTTGAACTGCTTGCGACCGTTCATTGGGTCGTGAGGAACGAAAAAGCAGCAAGCGCCGAGGATGCTGCTGATAAGGTCCATGCTTGGAGCGAACGCAAGAAACACTTCTCGCGGCGGCAGGTTAGGATTGCCTTCGAGACGCTTTACGCGAAGGGGTGGTTAGCGGCTGCATGA
- a CDS encoding LysR family transcriptional regulator, with the protein MDRRDIADLLVFQAIVEAGSFTRAASVMGRAQSGLSQTISALEARLGVPLLARSTRSVRPTEAGRRLLDRITPSLRQIESGLLELQDSRDQPSGTLRLTVMEYPARAILVPALSEFLASYPGVRVDIHVSDRFVDIVQGGFDAGIRFGAHLEKDMVAVPVGPDVSAAIVAAPAYYLRRGRPVRLEDLAAHDCINFRTASHGDVYRWMFRDGARTVDVPVEGAVIVNDAPVMIEAALAGLGLAYIFETHVAGHLASGRLETCLETFCPVWSGYHLYYPSRHQKSAALTALVEHLRYRRHA; encoded by the coding sequence ATGGATCGTCGCGATATCGCCGACCTGCTCGTGTTCCAAGCCATTGTGGAGGCGGGCAGCTTCACGCGGGCCGCTTCCGTCATGGGGCGTGCGCAGTCCGGGCTGAGCCAGACAATCAGTGCATTGGAGGCGCGGCTGGGCGTGCCCCTGCTTGCGCGCTCCACCCGCAGCGTGCGGCCAACCGAGGCGGGCCGCCGCCTGCTCGATCGGATCACGCCTTCGCTGCGCCAGATCGAAAGCGGGCTGCTGGAGTTGCAGGACAGCCGCGACCAGCCGTCCGGCACGTTGCGGCTGACCGTGATGGAATATCCGGCGCGTGCCATCCTGGTGCCGGCGCTGAGCGAATTCCTGGCCAGCTATCCCGGTGTTCGGGTCGACATCCATGTCAGCGATCGGTTCGTCGACATCGTCCAGGGAGGGTTCGATGCCGGCATTCGCTTCGGAGCGCATCTGGAGAAGGACATGGTGGCTGTTCCGGTGGGCCCGGATGTCAGCGCGGCCATTGTCGCCGCGCCGGCTTACTACCTCAGGAGAGGCCGGCCCGTCCGGCTCGAGGATCTTGCGGCGCATGACTGCATCAACTTTCGCACGGCAAGCCATGGCGACGTTTACCGCTGGATGTTCAGGGACGGCGCGCGCACGGTCGACGTGCCGGTCGAGGGCGCCGTCATCGTCAATGATGCGCCCGTGATGATCGAAGCCGCATTGGCTGGCCTGGGGCTGGCCTACATCTTCGAAACGCACGTTGCCGGGCATCTCGCCTCGGGGCGTTTGGAAACGTGTCTGGAAACGTTCTGCCCCGTCTGGTCGGGCTATCATCTCTACTATCCGAGCAGGCACCAGAAATCGGCCGCGCTTACGGCCCTCGTCGAGCATTTGCGCTACAGGCGGCATGCGTGA
- a CDS encoding alpha/beta fold hydrolase, translated as MKLGQSIGFCTSADGTRIAVASCGKGEVIVRAAHWMSHVDYDLESPIWRPWLQALSARNRFVRYDPRGCGLSDRHVADLSIEAWHADLDAVTATIEEPRFVLLGLSQGGALSIAYALRHPERVSHLVLLNAYGQGGRVRAKTEAERLEAETLVNFVRIGWGRENPAFCRFFTNLFIPDGTPEQHRWWGDLERVTATADVAAQLLSHMQGIDVLDLAARLRVPTLIAHSRGDMRVPFDEGCKLAAAIPGARFVPLESKNHVLLPDEPAWAVFQDELAAFLGRERPKQPQIIREAGLTAAETALLELVAEGLDNRAIAERLGKSVKTVRNQLSAIFSKLGVHSRSQAIVMALSGMGRTPS; from the coding sequence ATGAAACTCGGCCAGAGCATAGGGTTCTGTACCTCCGCCGACGGCACGCGCATCGCCGTCGCCTCATGCGGGAAGGGCGAGGTGATCGTGCGGGCGGCGCACTGGATGAGCCATGTCGACTATGATCTGGAAAGCCCCATCTGGCGGCCATGGCTGCAGGCGCTATCGGCCCGCAACCGGTTCGTGCGCTACGATCCGCGCGGCTGCGGCCTGTCGGACCGCCATGTCGCCGATCTCTCGATCGAAGCGTGGCACGCCGACCTCGACGCGGTGACGGCAACCATCGAGGAGCCAAGATTCGTCCTGCTCGGCCTGTCACAGGGCGGCGCGCTCAGCATTGCGTACGCGCTGAGGCATCCCGAGCGTGTGTCGCATCTTGTGCTTTTGAACGCTTACGGCCAGGGCGGGCGGGTGCGGGCCAAGACCGAGGCCGAACGGTTGGAAGCGGAAACGCTGGTCAATTTTGTCCGTATCGGCTGGGGACGCGAAAACCCGGCGTTCTGCCGGTTCTTCACCAATTTGTTCATCCCCGACGGGACGCCCGAACAGCATCGCTGGTGGGGTGACCTCGAACGCGTGACGGCAACCGCCGACGTCGCCGCGCAGCTGCTCTCGCACATGCAGGGGATCGACGTGCTGGACCTTGCGGCCCGGCTGCGCGTCCCGACGCTGATCGCGCATAGCCGAGGCGACATGCGGGTGCCGTTCGACGAAGGCTGCAAGCTTGCCGCGGCGATCCCCGGCGCACGCTTCGTGCCGCTTGAAAGCAAGAATCACGTGCTGTTGCCGGACGAACCGGCCTGGGCCGTGTTCCAGGACGAACTGGCCGCCTTCCTCGGGCGAGAGCGGCCCAAGCAGCCACAAATCATCCGCGAGGCCGGCCTGACAGCCGCCGAGACGGCGCTGCTGGAACTGGTCGCGGAGGGGCTCGACAACCGAGCGATCGCCGAACGCCTCGGCAAGAGCGTCAAGACCGTGCGCAACCAGCTGTCGGCGATCTTCAGCAAGCTTGGCGTGCACAGCCGATCGCAGGCGATCGTCATGGCCCTGTCGGGCATGGGCCGGACGCCATCGTGA
- a CDS encoding GntR family transcriptional regulator yields the protein MLNGFDYGGKEADTVHALEEDIIFGRLAPGTRLVEDVLLARFPVSRHTIRQALYQLEKLGIVTRERNKGAMVRRLSPEEVRQIYEVREMLQRQAALMIPLPVSDELIAQLTDIHRTYSSHVDNGYLRGIHEANDRFHLTMFSACGNAYLVSSIEHYMRLSLPVRANSLADREKLDVSRQHHTMMIEALKRRDNWVLAQLCVDHLQPSKTFYLQEIEAAPAGNDAG from the coding sequence ATGCTCAACGGCTTCGACTATGGCGGCAAGGAAGCCGACACGGTGCACGCGCTGGAGGAGGACATCATCTTCGGCAGGCTGGCGCCCGGCACGCGCCTGGTCGAGGATGTGCTCCTCGCCCGCTTCCCGGTTTCACGCCACACCATCCGCCAGGCGCTCTACCAGCTGGAAAAACTCGGCATCGTCACGCGCGAGCGCAACAAGGGCGCCATGGTGCGCCGGCTCTCGCCCGAGGAGGTGCGGCAGATCTATGAAGTGCGCGAAATGCTGCAGCGCCAGGCGGCGCTGATGATCCCGCTGCCGGTCAGCGATGAACTGATCGCGCAATTGACCGACATCCACCGCACTTACAGCAGCCATGTCGACAACGGCTACCTCAGAGGTATCCACGAGGCCAATGACCGTTTCCATCTCACAATGTTCTCGGCCTGCGGCAACGCCTATCTCGTCTCCTCGATCGAGCATTACATGCGCCTCAGCCTGCCCGTGCGGGCCAATTCGCTGGCCGACCGGGAAAAGCTCGACGTCTCGCGCCAGCACCACACGATGATGATCGAGGCACTGAAACGCAGGGACAATTGGGTGCTGGCGCAGCTCTGCGTCGACCATTTGCAGCCGAGCAAGACGTTCTATCTCCAGGAGATCGAGGCGGCGCCGGCGGGCAACGACGCCGGCTAG